The genome window ACTTGGGTTTTGCAAATTCGCAACCAGGTCGGCCGTTTCTTGGAAGGTCTTGGTTCCAGATTTGCAAAGAGTTTCCCAGATGGTATTGAATTCGATGAAACAGGGCCGCCAGCGCGAGACCTCCTCAACAACATTGTCCGAAAGCTCAAATCCTTCAATAAAATCAAGCATGGTTGAGTATTGTCCTGTAAACAGTTGCAATGCATCTCGCATTGCCAAAAAACTGCGGGTGTTGGGAGCGCTGATAAATTCCCTAATCAGCATCCGGGTTTGCTCTTCATAATTTCGGGGGTGCGGCTCCATATCTTGTGTTACCTCTACTCTGTGAATAAACTTAGCTTCATCCATGATAATTTTTAATATACTACCTTATGCATACTTAACTTAAGAGGGGATGAAAAATAGAATTAACTTTAAACCGTGCGAATTTGTGCGAAATAGGCTGAACCGCTATCTGTGCCTTGATTTTAGCCGTGCGAATTTTGTGCGAAATTCGCACACCCCCTTGTATTACGGTGACGTTGGTAAATGCCGTAATATATGGCATTTAGCGTAGTACGTCAGGGAAACATGTATTATATTGTCCGAAAAAACGACATTTAAACTGTAATGTGCAAAGGCGTTGCAGTTAAGGTATAATTTAAAAAAAACGCTTCACGTTGATGGCATGAAATTAAGCTTATACCAGAAGAAAATATTAGAGTGGGTGAAAACCGGACGGGGAAATGCTTGCTGTAATGCTGTAGCCGGTTCGGGAAAATCAACCACATTGAAATATGCGGCCCTGGCGCTGCGCGAAAATGGGGTTCGCCCTTCGCAGATAAAAATTTGCGTGTTTGGCAAGGCGAACGCCAATGATTTGATTGAGAAGTTTGGCCTGGAATGGAAATCATCAATTTCCACCTTGCACAGCACTGGGTTTTTCCTTGTGAAGCGATATCTGGGGATTTGGAAGCCAACAGTTGATAAGAATAAGTACCGGAAAATAGCCCAGGGATTTGACTTGATTGGGCGACGCGGATATCCGATAGGAAATTTGCGGAAGCAAAAGGCTTTAGATAATGATGCGGATTTCTTGGAATTGCTCGACCTGGTACGGCTGACGAACAAACAGCCAACTCCAGGAACGATCGCCCAAATCTGTCAGCATTTTGAGTTGCCCGATGTGCGGGATTTCACTTTGGTTTCCAGGGCGATCGCCAAGGTATTGGCTGCGGGAAAAAATCAAGCGAGTGATGAGTCTATTTTTGATTATACCGACATGCTTTGGTTGCCGGTGCATTGGCGGGTTGATGAGAGTCGCGGTTTTCGCCCATGGCAGTTTGTTCTCGTTGACGAAGCGCAGGATTTAAATGCTACCCAATTGGAATTAGCCTGTATGATGGTGGGCGATCGCGGCCGCATGTTATTCGTGGGCGACCCCCGCCAGGCGATAATGGGTTTTGCTGGCGCTGACTGCGATAGCTACCAGAATATTGTCCGTCACGTCAGAGGCACGGAATTACCCCTAAGCCTCTGCTATCGCTGCCCTACAAAGCACATTGAATTGGTGCGGGGAGTTTTCCCCAAAATCCCCATAGAGGCTTTCCCGGAAAATGAAGAAGGGGTAATTACCACCATTTCTGAAAAGACCCTCTTTGGTGAGGAACACGGGGCGCTGCGCGAACAAGACCTAGTGCTGTGCCGCAAAACTGCCCCATTGGTGAGCCTCTGTATTAAGTTGATTGGCGCGGGGATGTCCGCGACGGTGAAAGGGCGGGCGATCGGGGACACCTTGAAGAAGGTGATAGAGGAGATTGAGAGGTTGGAGCTGCCGTTTGCTGAGTTTAGTGAGGCGATTTCCTTGTACCGCAAAGCCAAAGCTGAACGCTACAAGGGGATGGACAATGAGGAGGAGCTGCTGGAGCAACTGACCGATAAAGTTGATGCCATTCGGGCTATCTACGAATCCCATCCAGAGGCAAAATCAACTGAGGACTTGGGGGAGGCGATCGACCAGTTGTTCTCTGATGAGCATAGCCCGATTACTCTTTGCACCGTTCACCGGGCAAAGGGGTTGGAAGCCGATCGCGTCTTCATTATTGAGCCTGGGGATATGCCCATGCGGTGGCGTAACCAAATGAAATGGCAGAAGGAGCAAGAGGACAATATTCTCTATGTGGCGCTAACCCGAAGTAAACGGGAGTTGTTCATTGTTGGCGATCAGGACTGGGGGACTGAGAAAGGAGAGAATCAAAGAAGGGGTTGGCCTGAGTTATTTGGGGTCGATGAGCCAGAGCCATCGATTAGCGATTATGCTATAGAGTACAGGGGCTTTACACCGTTGGAGACCTCGCAGTGCGAATCAATTTCAGCCTCTGGGGAAGAGAAGGAATCGGAGCGCAGCGAGGTGGAGTGCGAGGTGCTTGCACCATTGCCAGTTAAGGAAATGACGCAGATAAGAATGGCGATCGCCGACCTGCCTTTGATTGAAAAAAACCGGTTACTCCTGGAGCTGCAAGAACAGGTCAATGGCGAAAAGGAAAATCGGGTGCGATCGCACATCCTCAGTAATCCGGGGTTGAGTAATCGGGCGATCGCGCGCGAATTGGGGTTCGTCAGCGATGTCACCGTTGGTCGAATCCGCAAAGTGATGGAGGAACAATGAAGAATCTCTGCCACCCTTTTAATATTTATTTATGGCCTGATGATAATTGGTGCTTTAATGAAGATTTTAAGTTGGTTGATAGCACTTTAGGCTCCCATCCCCTATTTGAATATTCTCAAATTAAATCAATCTACTTTGGTACTGATGACTGGACTTATTTTTTTATGTCTAGATATGACCAATACCAACTTTTGGAATAATTCGCAAGGCAATGGAGGGGCAGGATGGAGATTAACGATATTAGCGATCGCCTTGTCGTCGCCCTATTGGGATTTGGCTATAGGGAGGACGGATCGGATATTCTCGTTTTTATTGAGACAGAAGATTCAGAACCCACAACTGACCACCAATGGCGGGTCGATATCGGGGAACCATTTCTGCAAATTGATCGGATTCAGGAGGGCAAAATCGTTCAAACCTGGAAAGCCTGGAGCAGTGGACTAGCGATCGGAGAAATCTGGATCGATGCCAAACTGTCCGACGACGGATGGGATTTAGATCTGAGTCTGCCATGAGTTTGGCCCAGCCTCTCCTGAATCCAAGGAGCTTTATCAAAGTTTTATCAGATGACAGGAGAATGCAATAGACATCTCCTAAAACCATTAAAACCTTTGAGCATAAGGTTTTTATCCCATCATCAACTCGGAAGCTCCCAATGCAACTTTAACGAATTTATAGGACTTTAAGCTATTTCACAATAGCCACTTTCAAAAAACATAGG of Roseofilum reptotaenium CS-1145 contains these proteins:
- a CDS encoding UvrD-helicase domain-containing protein, yielding MKLSLYQKKILEWVKTGRGNACCNAVAGSGKSTTLKYAALALRENGVRPSQIKICVFGKANANDLIEKFGLEWKSSISTLHSTGFFLVKRYLGIWKPTVDKNKYRKIAQGFDLIGRRGYPIGNLRKQKALDNDADFLELLDLVRLTNKQPTPGTIAQICQHFELPDVRDFTLVSRAIAKVLAAGKNQASDESIFDYTDMLWLPVHWRVDESRGFRPWQFVLVDEAQDLNATQLELACMMVGDRGRMLFVGDPRQAIMGFAGADCDSYQNIVRHVRGTELPLSLCYRCPTKHIELVRGVFPKIPIEAFPENEEGVITTISEKTLFGEEHGALREQDLVLCRKTAPLVSLCIKLIGAGMSATVKGRAIGDTLKKVIEEIERLELPFAEFSEAISLYRKAKAERYKGMDNEEELLEQLTDKVDAIRAIYESHPEAKSTEDLGEAIDQLFSDEHSPITLCTVHRAKGLEADRVFIIEPGDMPMRWRNQMKWQKEQEDNILYVALTRSKRELFIVGDQDWGTEKGENQRRGWPELFGVDEPEPSISDYAIEYRGFTPLETSQCESISASGEEKESERSEVECEVLAPLPVKEMTQIRMAIADLPLIEKNRLLLELQEQVNGEKENRVRSHILSNPGLSNRAIARELGFVSDVTVGRIRKVMEEQ